GCGAAGACGTGGGGCATTACGGCGGAGCCTTTGCCGTGAGCAAGAACCTGCTGCAGGAATTTGGGCCGGAGCGTATCATGGATACCCCCTTGTCCGAAGGAGGATTTGTAGGAGCAGGCATTGGCGCCGCGTTAGGGGGCATGCGGCCCATAGTAGAGATCATGACCGTTAATTTCAGCTTGCTGGCCCTGGACCAGATTGCCAATAACGCAGCTACTCTGCTTCACATGAGTGGCGGCCAACTCAATGTGCCCTTGGTGATCAGGATGAGTACTGGTATTGGTCGCCAGCTGGCCGCCCAGCACTCGCACAGCTGGGAACCGCTGTTTGCCCATATCCCGGGCTTACGGGTACTGTCTGCCGGCACCCATGAAGACGCCCGCTACATGCTTGCACCGGCGTTACTAGACCCAGACCCCATCATCATCTTTGAATACACCTCCATGCTAAACCTGGAGAGAGAGCTACCCTCCAATTCGGGTCCAGTAGACATCACCAAGGCTAAAATAAGACACCCCGGAAACGACATCTCCATTATCACCTACGGCACAGGCGTGTACAAAGCCCTGGAGGCTGTTCCGCTATTAGCACAGGCGGGAATTGACGCCGAGGTGCTAGATTTAAGGATTCTACGCCCATTGGATGAGGAGACGATAGTGGCTTCCGTGGCCAAAACCCATAGAGCCCTGCTGGTGGAAGACGCCAGCAGATCGGTGAGCATTTCCTCTGAGGTAAGTACCCGAATCATGGAAAAGGCCTTTTATGAATTAGACGCACCCGTTCAGCGGCTATGCGGAGTAGAAGTTCCTATACCCTACCCCAAACACCTGGAAGACGCCGCCGTTCCGCAAACTGACCAGATTGTTTCTACCATAAAAAAAATGCTGCAACATGATTGAATACCGGATGCCCAGCCTGGGGGCTGATATGGAAAGTGGCTTTCTGCGTGAATGGCACGTGCGGCCCGGGGATAAGATCAAGAAAGGAGACATTATTGCGGAGGTAGAGACCCAGAAAGGAATCATAGAAATAGAAGTGTTTGATGAAGGTACAATTGGGGAATTGTTGGTTCAGGTTGATGAGAAAGTTCCAGTGGGTATGCTCATGGCCACCATTATGCCTCCGGGAGAAGAGAAAGCGGGTCCGGTTGCAGCGCCAGCACCAACAGCGGCAGCGGCAGAGAGCCCGGTAGCAGCTATGCCTGGCCCTCCGCCAGCGGTGGAGAAAGCCGCCCTACCGGAGAACCATATTCGGGCTTCTCCCCTGGCCAAAAGGATTGCCGAAGAAAAAGGAATAGACCTGGCCACCGTAAAGGGCACCGGCCCAGAGGGAGCTATCACCCGCGACGATGTGGAACACGCCCTGGCCGCCCAGGTGGCCCCACCGGTTTCACCATCTCAAAAGGAAGCAGCCTTGCCTACCCATCCATCAGAAGCACAGGCCGCGGCTCCCATTCCTCAGGCAGCAGTTCAACCCCTAGAGCAAATTACCATGCAACCCGGAGAAGTTGCTCCTAAACCGGCAGGTCCCGGATTTTCCCCGGAAACCATCCGGATGGCTGTGGCAGCCGCCATGAGCAAGTCTAACCGCGAAGTGCCGCATTACTACTTGGAGACGAAAATTGACATGAGCAAAGCGCTGGCCTGGCTCACGGAGGCCAACAAACAGCGCCCCGTCAAAGAGCGCCTTTTACCCGCGGTCCTTCTTTTGAAAGCGGTGGCCAAGGCGCTCAATGACGTGCCGGACCTGAATGCCTGGTGGGAAAACGGGCTGCAGCGCAAAAACAGCATCAATATTGGGTATGTGGTTTCGCTGCGTACGGGCGGCATTATTGTCCCGGCCATTCATGAGGCAGATTCTAAAACGGTAGACGAGCTGATGTTTGCCTTGAACGACTTAATTCCCAGGGCGCGGGCCTTACGCTTGCGCAGCTCTGAACTAGCTGACTCCACCATTACCGTTACCAGCCTGGGAGAAGGCG
This Rufibacter radiotolerans DNA region includes the following protein-coding sequences:
- a CDS encoding alpha-ketoacid dehydrogenase subunit beta, which produces METPLLTYRECLKQSIREALLSDDRVFLMGEDVGHYGGAFAVSKNLLQEFGPERIMDTPLSEGGFVGAGIGAALGGMRPIVEIMTVNFSLLALDQIANNAATLLHMSGGQLNVPLVIRMSTGIGRQLAAQHSHSWEPLFAHIPGLRVLSAGTHEDARYMLAPALLDPDPIIIFEYTSMLNLERELPSNSGPVDITKAKIRHPGNDISIITYGTGVYKALEAVPLLAQAGIDAEVLDLRILRPLDEETIVASVAKTHRALLVEDASRSVSISSEVSTRIMEKAFYELDAPVQRLCGVEVPIPYPKHLEDAAVPQTDQIVSTIKKMLQHD
- a CDS encoding dihydrolipoamide acetyltransferase family protein, producing the protein MIEYRMPSLGADMESGFLREWHVRPGDKIKKGDIIAEVETQKGIIEIEVFDEGTIGELLVQVDEKVPVGMLMATIMPPGEEKAGPVAAPAPTAAAAESPVAAMPGPPPAVEKAALPENHIRASPLAKRIAEEKGIDLATVKGTGPEGAITRDDVEHALAAQVAPPVSPSQKEAALPTHPSEAQAAAPIPQAAVQPLEQITMQPGEVAPKPAGPGFSPETIRMAVAAAMSKSNREVPHYYLETKIDMSKALAWLTEANKQRPVKERLLPAVLLLKAVAKALNDVPDLNAWWENGLQRKNSINIGYVVSLRTGGIIVPAIHEADSKTVDELMFALNDLIPRARALRLRSSELADSTITVTSLGEGAVETVYGVIYPPQVALVGFGGITPQPWTENGMLDVRPVLTATLAADHRASDGSTGSRFLTAIKQYLQEPEKL